The following coding sequences lie in one Arachis ipaensis cultivar K30076 chromosome B05, Araip1.1, whole genome shotgun sequence genomic window:
- the LOC107642534 gene encoding thiol-disulfide oxidoreductase LTO1, protein MATFTFSMSLSSFRSFVPIWHHRAPNHRSLGLFDVTQRMRLPPPLKCSAAEPDQETKVPATSSGSGEWTHKLTAGIAGIGFLETSYLTYLKLTGSEAFCPIGGSPCGDILNSDYALIFGVPLPLVGMVAYGLVAALGLQLATKKMLPFGIGRSSSQLMVLGTTTSMAAASAYFLFILSTKFSGSTCSYCLLSAFLSFSLFFTAVKDIGLQETNKQVGMQLLIASLVILTLNTSYNNSISASSSLAEMELPYYATEIKNPSSSFSLSLAKHLHSIGAKMYGAFWCSHCLEQKEMFGREAVKELDIVECYPEGFRPGTVMNKACVDAKVDGFPMWVINGQVVSGEVELSELARVSGYNGSAQPS, encoded by the exons ATGGCCACTTTCACCTTCTCCATGTCCCTATCGTCTTTTCGTTCCTTTGTGCCCATTTGGCACCACCGTGCTCCCAACCACCGGAGCTTGGGCCTCTTCGACGTCACGCAGCGTATGAGGTTGCCGCCGCCTCTCAAATGCTCCGCCGCAGAACCCGACCAGGAAACCAAGGTTCCCGCCACGTCCTCCGGCTCCGGCGAATGGACTCATAAGCTGACAGCGGGGATCGCCGGGATCGGCTTCCTTGAAACCTCGTACCTTACCTACCTGAAGCTCACCGGTTCTGAAGCATTTTGCCCTATCGGTGGTTCTCCCTGCGGCGACATACTCAACAGTGATTACGCGCTTATTTtcg GTGTTCCTCTTCCTTTGGTTGGGATGGTGGCGTATGGCTTGGTTGCGGCGCTTGGTCTGCAATTGGCCACAAAGAAGATGTTGCCTTTTGGGATTGGCAGGTCCAGCTCCCAGCTCATGGTGTTGGGAACCACTACCTCCATGGCAGCTGCTAGTGCCTATTTCTTGTTCATTCTCAGCACAAAATTCTCTGGGTCGACTTGCTCATACTGTTTGCTTTCGGCATTCTTGTCTTTCAGCTTGTTCTTCACCGCAGTAAAG GACATTGGATTGCAAGAGACCAATAAACAAGTGGGCATGCAGTTGCTTATTGCTAGCTTGGTGATTCTCACTCTGAACACCTCCTATAATAATTCTATATCTGCCTCCTCAAG CCTGGCTGAAATGGAATTGCCATATTATGCAACTGAGATAAAAAATCCGTCAAGCTCCTTTTCACTCTCTCTAGCAAAGCATTTGCACTCAATAGGAGCTAAAATGTATGGAGCCTTCTGGTGTTCACACTGCTTAGAACAAAAAGAG ATGTTTGGTCGTGAGGCAGTGAAGGAGTTGGATATTGTGGAATGCTATCCCGAAGGGTTTCGGCCTGGAACTGTGATGAACAAAGCATGTGTGGATGCCAAAGTTGATGGTTTCCCCATGTGGGTTATTAACGGTCAG GTTGTGAGTGGTGAGGTAGAATTATCTGAGTTGGCACGAGTCTCCGGCTATAATGGATCCGCTCAACCTAGCTAG